A single region of the Ctenopharyngodon idella isolate HZGC_01 chromosome 21, HZGC01, whole genome shotgun sequence genome encodes:
- the fbxo40.1 gene encoding F-box protein 40.1: MGRQRTQTSKLHRHCESCHNRRCKTAVEISVSCAIISCRLLCGAVFHLCKEEEHMLLCPNERVPCLNVENGCPFTMCRSNLAKHLAVCPASVVSCSMEWNRWPIEESETPEFYKNVLKENYAQEPLDLSMALRDQQRLFRSLKMKNIFPELIEKLAEEPSVAVPEGAVGGVPFSNRVEEASVSSSTETEEGGLTQEEREELARNPIVVNLESYNIWERMFSMELSGCKHTIKSLGKKSESSHGNEIKPQANPSRLEVLQEEQQMQIDSQDAATDIPQYNAYEMDEHKFLIATSLFACDTRPEKKLIYEHLEPMKIKTVRTFKVPTSFKAKHSRIRNPSHNKKVNASVDTSDLGVEIDDMPKWDEVQATLLCSLERELRGHLIAESVSTDALLLDIGTQTYDFYSAPFKAETSLADITADRALKLHVHIQAESVTRRHNKSSSAFTYLCNHTFRRDEFPSHYKNVHSDIQSCVSGWFEQRCPLAYLGCTFIQRRFQPSSHRATVFYDKELSTFCLRPEVSDTLYEGVKTVTVERKRARNADALSRLPFEVLVHVARFLDSFTLSQLALVSRLMREVCSTLLHERGMVSLKWEKKVYSHGGWCWRSKKRVWQFSNLFSTVDSWCFDRLPPISEHLKVCPYYQRESKTAPVPLTGVHECHEKKANRNQSLVSMFIKNN; encoded by the exons ATG GGTAGACAAAGGACCCAAACATCCAAGCTTCATCGCCACTGTGAGAGCTGCCACAACCGCCGCTGCAAGACGGCAGTTGAGATTTCTGTGTCATGTGCGATCATCAGCTGCCGTTTGTTGTGCGGTGCCGTGTTTCACCTGTGCAAGGAAGAAGAACACATGCTTTTGTGTCCCAATGAGAGGGTGCCTTGTCTCAACGTTGAAAATGGCTGCCCATTCACCATGTGCCGCTCGAACCTAGCTAAACACTTGGCGGTGTGTCCTGCTAGTGTTGTCTCCTGCTCCATGGAGTGGAACCGATGGCCCATTGAAGAGTCTGAGACCCCTGAGTTCTATAAGAATGTTTTGAAGGAGAACTACGCTCAGGAACCTTTGGATCTCTCGATGGCTCTGAGGGACCAGCAGCGTCTGTTTCGTTCTCTTAAAATGAAGAATATCTTCCCTGAACTTATTGAAAAGCTGGCTGAGGAGCCTTCAGTTGCAGTGCCAGAGGGGGCCGTGGGAGGGGTACCGTTCTCAAATAGAGTCGAGGAAGCGTCTGTGTCTTCAAGCACGGAAACTGAGGAAGGAGGTCTGACTCAGGAGGAACGAGAAGAATTGGCGAGGAATCCTATTGTGGTGAATCTCGAAAGCTATAATATTTGGGAAAGAATGTTTAGCATGGAATTGAGCGGCTGCAAGCACACGATAAAATCTTTGGGGAAAAAATCTGAATCCTCTCATGGTAATGAAATAAAGCCACAAGCAAACCCAAGCAGGTTAGAAGTCTTACAGGAAGAGCAGCAAATGCAGATCGACAGTCAAGATGCAGCTACTGACATCCCTCAATACAACGCATATGAAATGGATGAGCATAAATTCCTCATCGCCACATCCCTATTTGCATGTGACACAAGACCCGAAAAGAAACTAATTTACGAACATTTGGAGCCCATGAAGATTAAAACAGTCCGCACTTTCAAAGTCCCAACCAGCTTCAAAGCCAAACACAGTCGCATTCGAAACCCCTCGCATAACAAGAAGGTGAACGCAAGCGTAGACACTTCTGACCTAGGAGTTGAAATCGATGACATGCCAAAATGGGATGAAGTTCAAGCTACTCTATTGTGCTCTTTAGAGAGAGAACTACGGGGGCATCTCATAGCTGAATCAGTGTCCACAGACGCACTTCTTCTGGACATTGGAACTCAGACATATGATTTCTACTCAGCACCTTTCAAAGCAGAGACCTCGCTGGCTGACATTACTGCTGACCGGGCTTTGAAACTTCATGTCCACATTCAGGCCGAGAGCGTCACCAGAAGGCACAACAAATCCAGCTCTGCGTTTACATACCTGTGCAACCACACGTTCAGACGGGATGAGTTTCCTTCACACTACAAGAATGTTCACTCTGATATCCAGAGTTGCGTCAGTGGATGGTTTGAACAGCGATGCCCTCTCGCCTACCTGGGCTGCACTTTTATTCAGAGAAGGTTTCAGCCCAGCTCTCACAGAGCGACGGTCTTCTATGACAAAGAGCTCAGCACCTTCTGCCTCCGACCAGAGGTTTCAGACACACTGTATGAAGGTGTAAAAACGGTGACCGTGGAAAGAAAGCGTGCACGCAATGCAGACGCTCTGAGCAGGCTACCTTTTGAGGTTCTGGTCCATGTTGCTAGATTTCTCGACAGCTTCACCCTGTCCCAGCTGGCTCTGGTCTCCCGTCTCATGAGGGAGGTATGCAGCACCTTGCTTCATGAGAGAGGGATGGTCTCACTGAAGTGGGAGAAGAAGGTCTACTCTCATGGTGGATGGTGCTGGAGAAGCAAGAAGAGG GTTTGGCAGTTTAGCAACTTGTTCTCCACTGTGGACAGCTGGTGCTTCGACAGACTGCCTCCGATTTCTGAACATCTAAAGGTTTGTCCATACTACCAGAGGGAGAGTAAGACAGCACCTGTTCCTTTGACTGGTGTTCATGAGTGCCATGAGAAGAAAGCAAACAGGAATCAGAGTCTTGTCTCCATgttcattaaaaacaattag
- the fbxo40.2 gene encoding F-box only protein 40 isoform X2, with protein sequence MSHYRRSGPRLHRHCETCYSRRCKASIEVSVSCMVINCRLLCGAFFHMCKEDEHSLLCPNEKVPCINAHYGCPFTMHRSQLAKHLEVCPASVICCSMEWNRWPVENPDAPLYTNLLKELHKQESLDLSMALRDQKHLCARLKMRSCFPELMEEQEEEPAPMEEDDKEEAVGRESVCNGIHVNGHEGSVLVNEPSKSCEKSLNEDVVLNGTIDKEKYNLFEKMFSMEMGGCKQAEAEASKTEDKKEKKMPSKGSSLTKPQGASVEPEKENADVSHVDISKTGFAPWQDGVLERLGQEVKPREFNMYIVHHGRMLISFGQMDACTPRERDFVYGSLEPIPVQTLRSFKVPSSYKEKRIQFRECCSRVLTEHKCVDTSDLDVSEKNGWEIDEMFATLLCSAEAETRGHKISETVATDGLYVDIATQTYNFATAPFKYNATLTEITADRDLKLHVELGTETVTLRHNKFTSAFTFMCGHFFRRDEFASHFKNVHLDIQSCLSGWFEQRCPLAYLGCTFTQRRLQPTTERAKVSYNQDLSIFTLTPEVPASLMGDLQTVALKAHVKNEDSLSNLPFEVLHHIAGYLDSFTLSQLALVSRLFRDICATLLQERGMVAFKWHKKSYSHGGARWKPTIVWEFSSLFSKVDNWCIGNTPSMAEHLKHCPFYQTELKTEPFALARMFDNKGKGKHGLVSLFMGRK encoded by the exons ATG AGCCACTATAGGAGATCCGGTCCAAGGTTGCACAGGCATTGTGAGACCTGTTACAGCCGCCGCTGCAAAGCCTCAATAGAGGTCTCCGTGTCATGCATGGTCATCAACTGCCGCTTGCTCTGTGGGGCCTTCTTCCACATGTGTAAAGAGGATGAACACTCTCTGCTGTGTCCCAATGAGAAGGTACCTTGCATTAATGCTCACTATGGCTGCCCTTTTACCATGCATCGCTCTCAGCTGGCCAAACACCTTGAGGTGTGTCCTGCGAGCGTCATCTGCTGCTCGATGGAGTGGAACCGCTGGCCTGTCGAGAACCCAGATGCCCCCTTGTATACAAACCTTCTGAAAGAGCTTCACAAGCAGGAATCACTGGACCTTTCCATGGCACTGAGAGACCAGAAACATCTATGTGCCAGGTTGAAAATGAGGAGCTGCTTTCCCGAGTTGATGGAGGAACAAGAAGAGGAACCTGCTCCAATGGAGGAGGATGACAAGGAGGAAGCAGTAGGAAGAGAGTCTGTGTGTAATGGGATTCATGTTAACGGACATGAAGGTTCAGTTTTAGTAAATGAACCATCAAAATCTTGTGAGAAATCTCTAAATGAAGATGTGGTCCTAAATGGTACCATTGACAAGGAGAAGTACAATCTATTCGAAAAGATGTTCAGCATGGAAATGGGAGGTTGCAAGCAGGCAGAGGCAGAGGCGTCGAAAACAGAagataagaaagaaaaaaagatgccTTCTAAAGGTTCTTCGTTGACAAAGCCACAAGGAGCTTCTGTAGAGCCTGAGAAAGAGAACGCAGATGTATCCCATGTGGATATCTCCAAAACTGGATTTGCACCTTGGCAGGATGGCGTCCTGGAGAGACTCGGGCAGGAGGTTAAACCCAGAGAATTCAACATGTACATTGTGCATCACGGGCGCATGCTGATCTCCTTCGGTCAGATGGATGCTTGCACGcccagagagagagattttgttTATGGGAGCCTGGAGCCAATACCAGTCCAGACTCTACGTTCTTTCAAAGTTCCCAGTAGTTACAAAGAAAAACGCATTCAATTTAGAGAATGCTGTTCAAGAGTATTGACTGAGCACAAGTGTGTCGACACGTCTGACCTGGATGTATCTGAGAAAAATGGCTGGGAGATAGATGAGATGTTTGCAACCCTACTCTGTTCTGCAGAGGCTGAGACAAGGGGCCACAAAATAAGCGAGACGGTGGCGACAGATGGACTTTATGTTGATATCGCAACACAGACATATAATTTTGCCACAGCTCCCTTCAAATACAATGCAACTCTGACTGAAATTACAGCAGACAGAGATTTGAAACTTCACGTTGAGCTTGGTACAGAAACGGTTACCCTCAGACACAACAAATTCACTTCGGCTTTCACGTTCATGTGTGGCCATTTCTTCCGGCGGGATGAATTTGCCTCACACTTTAAGAACGTGCATTTGGATATACAATCCTGTCTGAGTGGCTGGTTTGAGCAGAGATGCCCTCTGGCCTACCTTGGTTGTACCTTCACTCAGAGAAGATTACAGCCCACCACGGAAAGGGCCAAAGTCTCCTATAACCAAGACCTCAGTATTTTCACCCTCACACCTGAGGTTCCTGCCTCTCTCATGGGCGATTTGCAGACTGTTGCACTAAAGGCACATgtcaaaaatgaagattctctCAGTAACCTTCCCTTTGAGGTGCTTCACCACATCGCTGGTTACCTGGATAGTTTCACTTTGTCCCAACTAGCCTTGGTCTCACGATTGTTCAGGGATATATGTGCCACGCTTCTGCAGGAGAGAGGAATGGTGGCCTTTAAGTGGCATAAGAAGTCATACTCTCATGGAGGAGCCCGCTGGAAACCTACCATA GTCTGGGAGTTCAGTAGTCTTTTTAGCAAAGTGGATAACTGGTGCATCGGCAACACACCTTCAATGGCTGAGCACCTGAAACACTGTCCATTCTACCAAACTGAACTGAAAACTGAGCCTTTTGCTCTGGCCAGAATGTTTGACAACAAAGGAAAGGGGAAACACGGTTTGGTTTCTTTGTTTATGGGACGCAAATGA
- the fbxo40.2 gene encoding F-box only protein 40 isoform X1, translating into MNTVLVFMRCFVVLVYCVFPQSHYRRSGPRLHRHCETCYSRRCKASIEVSVSCMVINCRLLCGAFFHMCKEDEHSLLCPNEKVPCINAHYGCPFTMHRSQLAKHLEVCPASVICCSMEWNRWPVENPDAPLYTNLLKELHKQESLDLSMALRDQKHLCARLKMRSCFPELMEEQEEEPAPMEEDDKEEAVGRESVCNGIHVNGHEGSVLVNEPSKSCEKSLNEDVVLNGTIDKEKYNLFEKMFSMEMGGCKQAEAEASKTEDKKEKKMPSKGSSLTKPQGASVEPEKENADVSHVDISKTGFAPWQDGVLERLGQEVKPREFNMYIVHHGRMLISFGQMDACTPRERDFVYGSLEPIPVQTLRSFKVPSSYKEKRIQFRECCSRVLTEHKCVDTSDLDVSEKNGWEIDEMFATLLCSAEAETRGHKISETVATDGLYVDIATQTYNFATAPFKYNATLTEITADRDLKLHVELGTETVTLRHNKFTSAFTFMCGHFFRRDEFASHFKNVHLDIQSCLSGWFEQRCPLAYLGCTFTQRRLQPTTERAKVSYNQDLSIFTLTPEVPASLMGDLQTVALKAHVKNEDSLSNLPFEVLHHIAGYLDSFTLSQLALVSRLFRDICATLLQERGMVAFKWHKKSYSHGGARWKPTIVWEFSSLFSKVDNWCIGNTPSMAEHLKHCPFYQTELKTEPFALARMFDNKGKGKHGLVSLFMGRK; encoded by the exons ATGAATACTGTGCTTGTCTTTATGAGGTGCTTTGTTGTGCTTGTCTATTGTGTTTTCCCACAGAGCCACTATAGGAGATCCGGTCCAAGGTTGCACAGGCATTGTGAGACCTGTTACAGCCGCCGCTGCAAAGCCTCAATAGAGGTCTCCGTGTCATGCATGGTCATCAACTGCCGCTTGCTCTGTGGGGCCTTCTTCCACATGTGTAAAGAGGATGAACACTCTCTGCTGTGTCCCAATGAGAAGGTACCTTGCATTAATGCTCACTATGGCTGCCCTTTTACCATGCATCGCTCTCAGCTGGCCAAACACCTTGAGGTGTGTCCTGCGAGCGTCATCTGCTGCTCGATGGAGTGGAACCGCTGGCCTGTCGAGAACCCAGATGCCCCCTTGTATACAAACCTTCTGAAAGAGCTTCACAAGCAGGAATCACTGGACCTTTCCATGGCACTGAGAGACCAGAAACATCTATGTGCCAGGTTGAAAATGAGGAGCTGCTTTCCCGAGTTGATGGAGGAACAAGAAGAGGAACCTGCTCCAATGGAGGAGGATGACAAGGAGGAAGCAGTAGGAAGAGAGTCTGTGTGTAATGGGATTCATGTTAACGGACATGAAGGTTCAGTTTTAGTAAATGAACCATCAAAATCTTGTGAGAAATCTCTAAATGAAGATGTGGTCCTAAATGGTACCATTGACAAGGAGAAGTACAATCTATTCGAAAAGATGTTCAGCATGGAAATGGGAGGTTGCAAGCAGGCAGAGGCAGAGGCGTCGAAAACAGAagataagaaagaaaaaaagatgccTTCTAAAGGTTCTTCGTTGACAAAGCCACAAGGAGCTTCTGTAGAGCCTGAGAAAGAGAACGCAGATGTATCCCATGTGGATATCTCCAAAACTGGATTTGCACCTTGGCAGGATGGCGTCCTGGAGAGACTCGGGCAGGAGGTTAAACCCAGAGAATTCAACATGTACATTGTGCATCACGGGCGCATGCTGATCTCCTTCGGTCAGATGGATGCTTGCACGcccagagagagagattttgttTATGGGAGCCTGGAGCCAATACCAGTCCAGACTCTACGTTCTTTCAAAGTTCCCAGTAGTTACAAAGAAAAACGCATTCAATTTAGAGAATGCTGTTCAAGAGTATTGACTGAGCACAAGTGTGTCGACACGTCTGACCTGGATGTATCTGAGAAAAATGGCTGGGAGATAGATGAGATGTTTGCAACCCTACTCTGTTCTGCAGAGGCTGAGACAAGGGGCCACAAAATAAGCGAGACGGTGGCGACAGATGGACTTTATGTTGATATCGCAACACAGACATATAATTTTGCCACAGCTCCCTTCAAATACAATGCAACTCTGACTGAAATTACAGCAGACAGAGATTTGAAACTTCACGTTGAGCTTGGTACAGAAACGGTTACCCTCAGACACAACAAATTCACTTCGGCTTTCACGTTCATGTGTGGCCATTTCTTCCGGCGGGATGAATTTGCCTCACACTTTAAGAACGTGCATTTGGATATACAATCCTGTCTGAGTGGCTGGTTTGAGCAGAGATGCCCTCTGGCCTACCTTGGTTGTACCTTCACTCAGAGAAGATTACAGCCCACCACGGAAAGGGCCAAAGTCTCCTATAACCAAGACCTCAGTATTTTCACCCTCACACCTGAGGTTCCTGCCTCTCTCATGGGCGATTTGCAGACTGTTGCACTAAAGGCACATgtcaaaaatgaagattctctCAGTAACCTTCCCTTTGAGGTGCTTCACCACATCGCTGGTTACCTGGATAGTTTCACTTTGTCCCAACTAGCCTTGGTCTCACGATTGTTCAGGGATATATGTGCCACGCTTCTGCAGGAGAGAGGAATGGTGGCCTTTAAGTGGCATAAGAAGTCATACTCTCATGGAGGAGCCCGCTGGAAACCTACCATA GTCTGGGAGTTCAGTAGTCTTTTTAGCAAAGTGGATAACTGGTGCATCGGCAACACACCTTCAATGGCTGAGCACCTGAAACACTGTCCATTCTACCAAACTGAACTGAAAACTGAGCCTTTTGCTCTGGCCAGAATGTTTGACAACAAAGGAAAGGGGAAACACGGTTTGGTTTCTTTGTTTATGGGACGCAAATGA